The Coffea arabica cultivar ET-39 chromosome 1e, Coffea Arabica ET-39 HiFi, whole genome shotgun sequence genome has a window encoding:
- the LOC113734225 gene encoding sister-chromatid cohesion protein 3-like isoform X1, producing the protein MEDEQVASEIVTRRSKRTRAQTRANDDRAQPQAPHSKAANSTRGEISENEEKEREESSDDFEESRSKAKRNRATAVGVSASGRKPSQRLIEIIKGNGKQIPQLVKHWVERYEKDPKPATVELLTMLFEACGAKYHIKEEFLDKTDVDDVVVALVNLASKGAVEDYQSSKKEFKIFKDNLVAFWDSVVVECQNGPLFDQGLFDKCMDYIIALSCTPPRVYRQVASLMGLQLVTSLINVAKMLGVQRETTQRQLNAEKKKRTDGPRVESLNKRLSMTHERVTMIEEMMRKLFTGLFVHRYRDIDPEIRMSCIQSLGVWILLYPSLFLQDLYLKYLGWTLNDKSSGVRKASVLALQNLYEVDDNVPSLGLFTERFYKRMLELADDIDISVAVCAIGLVKQLLRHQLVPDEELGSLYDLLIDEPPEIRRAIGALVYDHLIAQKFNSSQSTEFSFAGDEDDSSEVHLSRMLQILREFSTDQILSTYVIDDVWEYMDAMKDWKCIISMLLDENPSSELSDVDATSLIRLICSSIKKAVGERIVPATDNRKQYYTKAQREMFDNNRRDITIAMMKNYPQLLRKFMVDKEKVPFLVEIIVHMNLELYSLKRQEQSFKNILKLVKEAFFKHGEKDALRSCVKAFNYCATESRGELQDFAQNQLKELEDELIIKFRSAMREIADGDDEYSLLVNLKRLYEFQLLRQIGFDSLYDDFCLILQRFRNIDEEVISFVLLNMYMHVAWSLHSIITSEKVSEATVASLLLKRTTLCEQLEHFLLHPENEEESKSGSQLACRVCTILAEIWCLFRMDNYASTKLESLGFCPSEPILQKFWRTCEQQLHVSDETEDEDVNKEYVEETNRDAVMIAAAKVVATEAVPKDYLGSEIISHFVMHGTSVAEIVKHLIAVLRKKDGDMSIILLDALKRAYQRHLVVLSTGRDDSLASKSFQDCKHLAARLSGLFVGVSRNKYRSDILYIVSAGIEYAFRDAPKQLSFLDGAVLHFVSKLPPTDILDVLKDVEKRTENVNTDEDPSGWRPYFAFVDTLREKYDKDEGLQDEKEGTTVRRRGRPRKKQNLQGKKLFDENSSSEEEDSISESDQFAEGEEEKQEEEEEDAPLIRSFKSSSKLRALRVSREEKRSQAKTGDTSRAAGDLAASRTSGASS; encoded by the exons ATGGAAGACGAGCAAGTCGCATCGGAGATCGTCACTCGCCGTTCG AAAAGAACTAGGGCTCAGACTAGAGCCAACGACGACCGAGCACAACCACAGGCCCCCCACAGCAAGGCCGCCAATAGCACTCGTGGAGAAATTAGCGAGAACGAGGAGAAGGAAAGAGAGGAGTCTTCTGACGATTTTGAAGAATCTCGCTCCAAAGCTAAGAGAAATAGGGCTACTGCTGTTGGTGTTTCCGCCTCCGGACGGAAGCCAAGCCAGCGCTTGATTG AGATTATTAAAGGGAATGGGAAACAAATTCCTCAATTGGTTAAACATTGGGTTGAAAGATATGAGAAAGATCCAAAGCCTGCAACAGTTGAACTTCTAACAATGCTCTTTGAG GCATGTGGAGCAAAGTATCACATTAAAGAAGAATTCCTGGATAAGACTGATGTTGACGATGTAGTAGTTGCTCTTGTTAATCTGGCTAGCAAA GGTGCAGTTGAAGATTATCAAAGTTCAaagaaggaattcaagattttcaaggatAATCTTGTGGCTTTCTGGGACAGTGTAGTTGTTGAGTGTCAAAATGGACCACTATTTGATCAGGGCTTATTTGACAAGTGTATGGACTACATAATTGCATTATCATG TACTCCTCCAAGAGTTTACCGTCAGGTTGCTTCACTGATGGGGCTTCAGCTTGTTACATCCCTCATAAATGTTGCCAAGATGCTTGGTGTACAGCGAGAAACTACTCAGAGGCAATTAAAtgctgaaaagaaaaaaagaactgATGGGCCCCGTGTGGAGTCGCTCAATAAGAGGCTATCCATGACACATGAGAGGGTAACCATGATAGAGGAGATGATGCGCAAACTATTCACTGG GTTATTTGTACACCGGTACCGAGATATAGATCCTGAAATCCGAATGTCATGCATTCAGTCTCTTGgtgtttggattttgttataTCCATCACTGTTCCTCCAGGATTTGTACTTGAAATATCTGGGATGGACACTGAATGACAAA AGTTCTGGTGTACGAAAAGCTTCTGTCCTTGCGCTACAAAATCTTTATGAAGTGGATGATAATGTCCCATCCCTTGGCCTCTTCACCGAGAGGTTTTATAAACGGATGCTTGAGCTTGCTGATGACATTGATATTTCTGTGGCAGTATGTGCTATTGGACTTGTGAAACAACTACTAAG ACATCAACTTGTTCCTGATGAAGAATTAGGTTCTTTATATGACTTATTAATTGATGAGCCTCCAGAGATCAGGCGTGCCATTGGGGCACTAGTGTATGATCATTTGATTGCTCAGAAATTTAATAGCTCCCAATCTACAG aattttcttttgcaggtgaTGAAGATGATTCCTCGGAGGTTCATCTTAGTAGAATGTTACAGATATTGCGAGAGTTTTCAACTGATCAAATTCTTAGTACATATGTAATTGATGACGTCTGGGAGTACATGGATGCCATGAAA GACTGGAAGTGTATCATTTCTATGCTTTTGGATGAAAATCCATCTTCTGAGCTAAGTGATGTGGATGCCACAAGCTTGATTCGACTTATTTGCTCATCTATTAAAAAGGCAGTGGGAGAAAGGATTGTGCCAGCCACTGATAATAGAAAGCAGTATTATACTAAAGCTCAACGA GAAATGTTTGACAACAACAGACGTGATATTACTATTGCTATGATGAAGAACTATCCTCAGCTTCTTCGCAAATTCATGGTTGACAAGGAAAAAGTACCATTTCTGGTGGAAATCATTGTTCATATGAATCTTGAACTTTATTCACTAAAGAGACAAGAGCAG AGTTTCAAAAATATACTTAAGCTTGTAAAAGAAGCATTCTTCAAGCACGGTGAAAAAGATGCTCTAAGATCTTGCGTCAAAGCTTTCAACTACTGTGCAACAGAGAGCCGAGGAGAGTTACAAGATTTTGcacaaaatcaattaaaagagCTTGAGGATGAGCTTATCATCAAATTTAGATCAGCAATGAGAGAAATTGCG GATGGTGATGATGAATACTCTCTCCTCGTAAATTTGAAAAGGTTATATGAATTCCAGTTGTTGAGACAAATTGGTTTTGATAGCTTGTATGATGATTTTTGTCTGATCCTTCAACGTTTCAGAAACATAGATGAGGAG GTCATCTCTTTCGTTCTTCTTAACATGTATATGCATGTTGCCTGGTCGCTGCATTCAATTATAACTAGTGAAAAAGTCTCTGAGGCAACAGTGGCCTCCCTTCTGCTGAAACGCACTACCTTGTGTGAACAACTTGAGCACTTTCTACTCCATCCTGAAAATGAAGAAGAGAGTAAATCCGGAAGTCAGTTGGCATGCAGG GTATGTACAATACTTGCGGAAATCTGGTGCTTGTTCAGAATGGATAATTATGCTTCAACAAAATTGGAAAGTCTAGGCTTTTGTCCATCTGAGCCCATTCTTCAAAAGTTTTGGAGAACGTGTGAGCAACAACTGCATGTTTCAG ACGAAACAGAAGATGAAGATGTTAACAAGGAATATGTTGAGGAGACCAATCGTGATGCCGTTATGATTGCTGCTGCGAAAGTTGTTGCTACTGAAGCAGTTCCTAAG GATTATCTTGGTTCAGAGATTATCTCTCATTTTGTGATGCATGGAACGAGTGTGGCTGAGATTGTAAAGCATCTAATTGCTGTTTTACGGAAAAAAGATGGTGATATGTCAATTATTCTCCTAGATGCTTTAAAAAGG GCCTATCAACGGCATCTGGTAGTACTTTCTACTGGCCGTGATGATTCCCTAGCGAGCAAGTCATTTCAGGACTGTAAACATCTGGCTGCTCGGCTTTCTGGACTTTTCGTCGGCGTTTCTCGAAACAAGTATAGATCGGACATTCTTTATATTGTCTCAGCTGGAATTGAGTATGCATTTAGGGATGCACCAAAGCAACTGTCTTTCTTGGATGGCGCTGTTCTGCATTTTGTGTCCAAACTTCCCCCAACCGATATTCTGGATGT GCTGAAAGATGTTGAAAAAAGAACTGAAAACGTCAACACCGACGAAGATCCCAGCGGCTGGCGCCCATATTTTGCATTTGTTGACACTCTTCGTGAGAAGTATGACAAAGATGAGGGCTTACAAG ATGAGAAAGAAGGGACAACTGTGAGACGCCGTGGTCGCCCAAGAAAAAAGCAGAATTTACAAGGAAAGAAACTCTTTGATGAGAATAGTTCAAGTGAAGAAGAAGATTCAATCAGTGAATCTGATCAGTTTGCTGAAGGTGAAGAAGAGAagcaagaagaggaagaagaggacgCTCCTTTGATACGGTCCTTTAAATCATCATCCAAGTTAAGGGCACTGAGGGTTTCCAGGGAGGAAAAGAGAAGTCAAGCTAAAACGGGGGACACTAGTAGAGCTGCAGGGGACTTGGCTGCTTCCAGAACATCAG GGGCTTCCAGCTAG
- the LOC113734225 gene encoding sister-chromatid cohesion protein 3-like isoform X2, translated as MEDEQVASEIVTRRSKRTRAQTRANDDRAQPQAPHSKAANSTRGEISENEEKEREESSDDFEESRSKAKRNRATAVGVSASGRKPSQRLIEIIKGNGKQIPQLVKHWVERYEKDPKPATVELLTMLFEACGAKYHIKEEFLDKTDVDDVVVALVNLASKGAVEDYQSSKKEFKIFKDNLVAFWDSVVVECQNGPLFDQGLFDKCMDYIIALSCTPPRVYRQVASLMGLQLVTSLINVAKMLGVQRETTQRQLNAEKKKRTDGPRVESLNKRLSMTHERVTMIEEMMRKLFTGLFVHRYRDIDPEIRMSCIQSLGVWILLYPSLFLQDLYLKYLGWTLNDKSSGVRKASVLALQNLYEVDDNVPSLGLFTERFYKRMLELADDIDISVAVCAIGLVKQLLRHQLVPDEELGSLYDLLIDEPPEIRRAIGALVYDHLIAQKFNSSQSTGDEDDSSEVHLSRMLQILREFSTDQILSTYVIDDVWEYMDAMKDWKCIISMLLDENPSSELSDVDATSLIRLICSSIKKAVGERIVPATDNRKQYYTKAQREMFDNNRRDITIAMMKNYPQLLRKFMVDKEKVPFLVEIIVHMNLELYSLKRQEQSFKNILKLVKEAFFKHGEKDALRSCVKAFNYCATESRGELQDFAQNQLKELEDELIIKFRSAMREIADGDDEYSLLVNLKRLYEFQLLRQIGFDSLYDDFCLILQRFRNIDEEVISFVLLNMYMHVAWSLHSIITSEKVSEATVASLLLKRTTLCEQLEHFLLHPENEEESKSGSQLACRVCTILAEIWCLFRMDNYASTKLESLGFCPSEPILQKFWRTCEQQLHVSDETEDEDVNKEYVEETNRDAVMIAAAKVVATEAVPKDYLGSEIISHFVMHGTSVAEIVKHLIAVLRKKDGDMSIILLDALKRAYQRHLVVLSTGRDDSLASKSFQDCKHLAARLSGLFVGVSRNKYRSDILYIVSAGIEYAFRDAPKQLSFLDGAVLHFVSKLPPTDILDVLKDVEKRTENVNTDEDPSGWRPYFAFVDTLREKYDKDEGLQDEKEGTTVRRRGRPRKKQNLQGKKLFDENSSSEEEDSISESDQFAEGEEEKQEEEEEDAPLIRSFKSSSKLRALRVSREEKRSQAKTGDTSRAAGDLAASRTSGASS; from the exons ATGGAAGACGAGCAAGTCGCATCGGAGATCGTCACTCGCCGTTCG AAAAGAACTAGGGCTCAGACTAGAGCCAACGACGACCGAGCACAACCACAGGCCCCCCACAGCAAGGCCGCCAATAGCACTCGTGGAGAAATTAGCGAGAACGAGGAGAAGGAAAGAGAGGAGTCTTCTGACGATTTTGAAGAATCTCGCTCCAAAGCTAAGAGAAATAGGGCTACTGCTGTTGGTGTTTCCGCCTCCGGACGGAAGCCAAGCCAGCGCTTGATTG AGATTATTAAAGGGAATGGGAAACAAATTCCTCAATTGGTTAAACATTGGGTTGAAAGATATGAGAAAGATCCAAAGCCTGCAACAGTTGAACTTCTAACAATGCTCTTTGAG GCATGTGGAGCAAAGTATCACATTAAAGAAGAATTCCTGGATAAGACTGATGTTGACGATGTAGTAGTTGCTCTTGTTAATCTGGCTAGCAAA GGTGCAGTTGAAGATTATCAAAGTTCAaagaaggaattcaagattttcaaggatAATCTTGTGGCTTTCTGGGACAGTGTAGTTGTTGAGTGTCAAAATGGACCACTATTTGATCAGGGCTTATTTGACAAGTGTATGGACTACATAATTGCATTATCATG TACTCCTCCAAGAGTTTACCGTCAGGTTGCTTCACTGATGGGGCTTCAGCTTGTTACATCCCTCATAAATGTTGCCAAGATGCTTGGTGTACAGCGAGAAACTACTCAGAGGCAATTAAAtgctgaaaagaaaaaaagaactgATGGGCCCCGTGTGGAGTCGCTCAATAAGAGGCTATCCATGACACATGAGAGGGTAACCATGATAGAGGAGATGATGCGCAAACTATTCACTGG GTTATTTGTACACCGGTACCGAGATATAGATCCTGAAATCCGAATGTCATGCATTCAGTCTCTTGgtgtttggattttgttataTCCATCACTGTTCCTCCAGGATTTGTACTTGAAATATCTGGGATGGACACTGAATGACAAA AGTTCTGGTGTACGAAAAGCTTCTGTCCTTGCGCTACAAAATCTTTATGAAGTGGATGATAATGTCCCATCCCTTGGCCTCTTCACCGAGAGGTTTTATAAACGGATGCTTGAGCTTGCTGATGACATTGATATTTCTGTGGCAGTATGTGCTATTGGACTTGTGAAACAACTACTAAG ACATCAACTTGTTCCTGATGAAGAATTAGGTTCTTTATATGACTTATTAATTGATGAGCCTCCAGAGATCAGGCGTGCCATTGGGGCACTAGTGTATGATCATTTGATTGCTCAGAAATTTAATAGCTCCCAATCTACAG gtgaTGAAGATGATTCCTCGGAGGTTCATCTTAGTAGAATGTTACAGATATTGCGAGAGTTTTCAACTGATCAAATTCTTAGTACATATGTAATTGATGACGTCTGGGAGTACATGGATGCCATGAAA GACTGGAAGTGTATCATTTCTATGCTTTTGGATGAAAATCCATCTTCTGAGCTAAGTGATGTGGATGCCACAAGCTTGATTCGACTTATTTGCTCATCTATTAAAAAGGCAGTGGGAGAAAGGATTGTGCCAGCCACTGATAATAGAAAGCAGTATTATACTAAAGCTCAACGA GAAATGTTTGACAACAACAGACGTGATATTACTATTGCTATGATGAAGAACTATCCTCAGCTTCTTCGCAAATTCATGGTTGACAAGGAAAAAGTACCATTTCTGGTGGAAATCATTGTTCATATGAATCTTGAACTTTATTCACTAAAGAGACAAGAGCAG AGTTTCAAAAATATACTTAAGCTTGTAAAAGAAGCATTCTTCAAGCACGGTGAAAAAGATGCTCTAAGATCTTGCGTCAAAGCTTTCAACTACTGTGCAACAGAGAGCCGAGGAGAGTTACAAGATTTTGcacaaaatcaattaaaagagCTTGAGGATGAGCTTATCATCAAATTTAGATCAGCAATGAGAGAAATTGCG GATGGTGATGATGAATACTCTCTCCTCGTAAATTTGAAAAGGTTATATGAATTCCAGTTGTTGAGACAAATTGGTTTTGATAGCTTGTATGATGATTTTTGTCTGATCCTTCAACGTTTCAGAAACATAGATGAGGAG GTCATCTCTTTCGTTCTTCTTAACATGTATATGCATGTTGCCTGGTCGCTGCATTCAATTATAACTAGTGAAAAAGTCTCTGAGGCAACAGTGGCCTCCCTTCTGCTGAAACGCACTACCTTGTGTGAACAACTTGAGCACTTTCTACTCCATCCTGAAAATGAAGAAGAGAGTAAATCCGGAAGTCAGTTGGCATGCAGG GTATGTACAATACTTGCGGAAATCTGGTGCTTGTTCAGAATGGATAATTATGCTTCAACAAAATTGGAAAGTCTAGGCTTTTGTCCATCTGAGCCCATTCTTCAAAAGTTTTGGAGAACGTGTGAGCAACAACTGCATGTTTCAG ACGAAACAGAAGATGAAGATGTTAACAAGGAATATGTTGAGGAGACCAATCGTGATGCCGTTATGATTGCTGCTGCGAAAGTTGTTGCTACTGAAGCAGTTCCTAAG GATTATCTTGGTTCAGAGATTATCTCTCATTTTGTGATGCATGGAACGAGTGTGGCTGAGATTGTAAAGCATCTAATTGCTGTTTTACGGAAAAAAGATGGTGATATGTCAATTATTCTCCTAGATGCTTTAAAAAGG GCCTATCAACGGCATCTGGTAGTACTTTCTACTGGCCGTGATGATTCCCTAGCGAGCAAGTCATTTCAGGACTGTAAACATCTGGCTGCTCGGCTTTCTGGACTTTTCGTCGGCGTTTCTCGAAACAAGTATAGATCGGACATTCTTTATATTGTCTCAGCTGGAATTGAGTATGCATTTAGGGATGCACCAAAGCAACTGTCTTTCTTGGATGGCGCTGTTCTGCATTTTGTGTCCAAACTTCCCCCAACCGATATTCTGGATGT GCTGAAAGATGTTGAAAAAAGAACTGAAAACGTCAACACCGACGAAGATCCCAGCGGCTGGCGCCCATATTTTGCATTTGTTGACACTCTTCGTGAGAAGTATGACAAAGATGAGGGCTTACAAG ATGAGAAAGAAGGGACAACTGTGAGACGCCGTGGTCGCCCAAGAAAAAAGCAGAATTTACAAGGAAAGAAACTCTTTGATGAGAATAGTTCAAGTGAAGAAGAAGATTCAATCAGTGAATCTGATCAGTTTGCTGAAGGTGAAGAAGAGAagcaagaagaggaagaagaggacgCTCCTTTGATACGGTCCTTTAAATCATCATCCAAGTTAAGGGCACTGAGGGTTTCCAGGGAGGAAAAGAGAAGTCAAGCTAAAACGGGGGACACTAGTAGAGCTGCAGGGGACTTGGCTGCTTCCAGAACATCAG GGGCTTCCAGCTAG